Proteins encoded in a region of the Rutidosis leptorrhynchoides isolate AG116_Rl617_1_P2 chromosome 9, CSIRO_AGI_Rlap_v1, whole genome shotgun sequence genome:
- the LOC139865968 gene encoding glutamate synthase 1 [NADH], chloroplastic-like isoform X2 has product MRVLGHNGEINTLRGNVNWMKAREGLLKCKELGLSKNELKKLLPIVDVSSSDSGAFDGVLELLVRAGRSLPEAVMMMIPEAWQNNKNMDPQRKALYEYCSALMEPWDGPALVSFTDGRYLGATLDRNGLRPGRFYVTHSGRVIMASEVGVVDIPPEDVARKGRLNPGMMLLVDFEKHIVVDDEALKQQYSHAKPYCAWLEKQKIELKHIVESVTKSSRICPPIAGVSKASSEDDNMGIQGLLAPLKAFGYTIESLEMLLLPMAKDGVEALGSMGNDAPLAVMSNREKLTFEYFKQMFAQVTNPPIDPIREKIVTSMECMVGPEGDLTEITEEQCHRLSLKGPLLSIEEMESIKNMNFRGWRSKVLDITYPKELGRKGLEQTLDRICSQAHDAIKQGYTTLVLSDRAFSSKRVAVSSLLAVGAVHHHLVKKLERTRVALMVESAEPREVHHFCTLVGFGVDAICPYLAVEAIWRMQVDGKIPPKSNGDFHTKDELVKKYYKASHYGMQKVLAKMGISTLASYKGAQIFEAVGLSTEVMERCFAGTPSRVEGATFEALAGDALQLHGLGFPTRGYPPNSAEAVALPNNGDYHWRKGGEIHLNDPLAIAKLQEAARGNSVAAYKEYSKRIHELNKECNLRGLLKFKEGSVKVPLEEVEPASEIVKRFCTGAMSYGSISLEAHTTLAMAMNKIGGKSNTGEGGENPSRMIPLPDGSINPKRSAIKQVASGRFGVSSYYLTNADELQIKMAQGAKPGEGGELPGHKVIGDIALTRNSTAGVGLISPPPHHDIYSIEDLAQLIHDLKNANPSARVSVKLVSEAGVGVIASGVVKGHADHVLISGHDGGTGASRWTGIKSAGLPWELGLAETHQTLVANDLRGRTVLQTDGQLKTGRDVAIAALLGAEEFGFSTAPLITLGCIMMRKCHKNTCPVGIATQDPVLREKFAGEPEHVINFFFMLAEEMREIMSEMGFRTVNEMVGRADMLEVDKELTKNNEKLKSIDLSLLLRPAADIRPDAAQTCVEKQDHGLDMALDQRLISLAKPALEKGLPVYIESPICNVNRAVGTMLSHEVTKRYHLPGLPTDTIHVKLNGSAGQSIAAFLCSGIMLELEGDSNDYVGKGLSGGKIVVYPPKGSGFDPKENIVIGNVALYGATSGEAYFNGMAAERFCVRNSGAKTVVEGVGDHGCEYMTGGTVVILGKTGRNFAAGMSGGIAYVLDVDLKFRSRCNTELVDLDKVEDEDDIMTLRMMIQQHQRHTNSQLAKEVLNNFDNLLPKFVKVFPRDYKQILATMKENEIAQKAVEEADIREEDELKEKDAFEELKKLAAKSVNKVVDPVIEVKQDEPVTRPSRVEDPVKNRGFIAYEREGVSYRDPTIRMNDWNEVMEETKPGPLLKTQSARCMDCGTPFCHQENSGCPLGNKIPEFNELVYQNRWREALDRLLETNNFPEFTGRVCPAPCEGSCVLGIIENPVSIKNIECSIIDKAFEEGWMVPRPPIHRTGKKVAIVGSGPAGLAAADQLNRVGHTVTVFERSDRIGGLMMYGVPNMKADKIDVVQRRVDLMAMEGVNFVVNANVGIDPSFSIEQLRNDNDAVILALGSTKPRDLPVPGRELSGIHFAMEFLHANTKSLFDSNLTDNNYISAKDKKVIVIGGGDTGTDCIGTSIRHGCTSIVNLELLPEPPRTRAPGNPWPQWPRVFRVDYGHQEAATKFGKDPRSYEVLTKRFISNENGSVKGVEIVRVQWAKDDSGRFQFKEVEGSEEILEADLVLLAMGFLGPESTIADKLGLEKDGRSNVKAEYGRFSTNVDGVFAAGDCRRGQSLVVWAISEGRQVAAQVDKFMMKDGKDLEERLQEEKEKRVQQAVRIS; this is encoded by the exons ATGCGTGTTCTTGGCCATAATGGAGAAATTAACACACTTAGAGGGAATGTTAATtg GATGAAGGCACGCGAAGGCCTTCTGAAATGCAAGGAGCTTGGCCTTTCAAAGAACGAGTTgaagaaacttcttcccattgtaGATGTCAGCTCGTCTGATTCAG GTGCTTTTGATGGTGTCCTTGAGTTATTAGTGAGAGCTGGTAGAAGTCTTCCCGAGGCTGTTATGATGATGATCCCCGAAGCCTGGCAAAACAACAAAAATATGGATCCTCAAAGGAAGGCCTTGTATGAATATTGCTCAGCTTTAATGGAGCCCTGGGATGGACCTGCTCTAGTTTCAT TTACTGATGGCCGATACCTTGGAGCTACATTGGACCGAAATGGATTGCGTCCGGGTCGTTTTTATGTTACTCACAGTGGGCGAGTTATAATGGCGAGTGAGGTTGGAGTTGTTGACATTCCACCAGAAGACGTGGCTAGGAAAGGTAGACTCAATCCGGGAATGATGCTTCTTGTGGACTTTGAGAAACATATCGTTGTTGATGATGAAGCCTTAAAACAACAATATTCTCATGCAAAACCATATTGTGCATGGTTAGAAAAGCAAAAGATAGAACTCAAGCACATTGTTGAATCTGTTACTAAATCTTCACGTATATGCCCTCCTATTGCTGGAGTGTCAAAG GCATCTTCCGAGGATGATAACATGGGTATTCAGGGACTCTTGGCTCCATTGAAGGCTTTTGG CTATACGATTGAATCGTTGGAAATGCTTTTACTACCAATGGCAAAAGATGGGGTTGAGGCACTTGGTTCAATGGGAAACGATGCTCCATTGGCTGTGATGTCTAACAGAGAGAAGCTAACATTCGAGTATTTTAAACAAATGTTTGCACAAGTAACTAACCCACCTATCGATCCTATACGCGAAAAAATTGTAACTTCCATGGAATGCATGGTGGGACCCGAAGGTGATCTTACAGAGATTACAGAAGAGCAATGCCATCGCCTTTCACTAAAAGGCCCACTTTTGTCTATCGAAGAGATGGAATCCATTAAAAATATGAATTTCAGAGGCTGGAGAAGCAAAGTTCTTGATATAACTTACCCTAAAGAACTTGGACGCAAGGGTTTGGAGCAAACCTTGGATAGAATCTGCTCGCAGGCTCATGATGCCATCAAACAGGGTTATACTACGTTGGTGCTTTCTGACAGAG CCTTTTCATCAAAGCGAGTTGCAGTAAGCTCTCTTTTGGCTGTTGGTGCAGTCCACCATCATTTGGTTAAGAAACTCGAAAGAACCCGGGTTGCGTTAATGGTTGAATCCGCCGAGCCTCGTGAAGTGCATCATTTCTGTACACTTGTTGGCTTCGGTGTTGATGCTATATGTCCATATTTAGCCGTGGAAGCCATTTGGAGGATGCAAGTTGATGGTAAAATCCCACCGAAGTCAAACGGCGACTTCCACACAAAAGACGAATTAGTCAAAAAGTACTACAAAGCAAGTCACTACGGTATGCAAAAAGTTCTCGCCAAAATGGGAATTTCAACTTTGGCATCATATAAAGGTGCTCAAATCTTTGAAGCAGTCGGGTTATCAACCGAAGTTATGGAACGATGCTTTGCTGGCACTCCAAGTAGAGTCGAAGGAGCCACATTTGAAGCATTAGCGGGTGATGCTCTTCAGTTGCACGGGTTAGGGTTTCCGACCCGCGGGTATCCGCCCAACAGTGCAGAAGCGGTTGCTTTACCAAACAACGGTGATTACCATTGGAGAAAAGGTGGTGAAATTCATTTGAATGATCCTCTTGCCATTGCAAAGCTGCAAGAGGCTGCTAGGGGCAATAGCGTTGCTGCTTATAAAGAGTATTCGAAACGTATTCATGAATTGAATAAAGAATGCAATCTACGTGGACTTTTAAAGTTTAAAGAGGGTAGTGTTAAGGTTCCTTTGGAAGAGGTTGAACCTGCTAGTGAAATAGTGAAACGATTCTGTACTGGTGCCATGAGTTACGGTTCTATTTCGTTGGAAGCTCATACCACTCTTGCCATGGCTATGAACAAAATCGGTGGAAAATCTAACACTG gtGAGGGAGGTGAAAATCCGTCTCGTATGATACCACTACCAGATGGTTCAATAAACCCAAAGAGGAGTGCAATTAAGCAGGTTGCTAGTGGACGATTTGGAGTTTCTAGTTATTACCTTACAAACGCCGATGAACTGCAAATTAAGATGGCTCAG GGAGCAAAGCCGGGGGAAGGTGGTGAACTGCCAGGGCACAAAGTTATTGGCGACATTGCTCTCACGAGAAATTCGACCGCTGGCGTTGGATTAATTAGTCCTCCGCCACATCATGATATCTATTCTATTGAAGATCTTGCTCAGTTAATTCATGATCTGAAG AACGCAAATCCTTCCGCTCGTGTAAGTGTGAAGCTGGTTTCCGAAGCTGGTGTGGGAGTAATTGCTAGTGGAGTGGTTAAGGGCCATGCAGACCATGTTTTGATTTCAGGTCATGATGGTGGAACTGGTGCTTCTAGGTGGACTGGGATCAAGAGTGCTGGGCTTCCATGGGAGCTAGGTCTAGCCGAAACACACCAAACTTTGGTTGCGAATGATCTTCGAGGTCGAACCGTCCTCCAGACCGATGGTCAACTAAAAACCGGAAGAGATGTAGCCATTGCTGCTCTTCTCGGTGCTGAGGAGTTCGGTTTTAGTACTGCACCACTCATTACACTTGGCTGCATCATGATGAGAAAGTGTCACAAAAACACTTGTCCTGTTGGGATTGCCACACAGGATCCTGTTCTTCGTGAAAAATTCGCAGGGGAACCTGAACATGTTATCAATTTCTTTTTCATGTTAGCAGAAGAAATGAGGGAAATTATGTCCGAGATGGGTTTTAGAACCGTTAACGAAATGGTGGGACGTGCAGATATGCTTGAAGTTGATAAAGAACTTACAAAAAACAACGAGAAATTAAAAAGCATTGATCTGTCACTATTACTTCGACCTGCTGCTGACATCCGACCTGATGCAGCCCAAACTTGTGTAGAAAAACAAGATCATGGTTTAGATATGGCTCTTGATCAACGGCTAATATCACTCGCGAAACCTGCTTTAGAAAAAGGGCTTCCTGTATACATTGAATCACCAATTTGTAACGTTAACCGTGCAGTCGGGACGATGCTTAGCCATGAAGTAACAAAACGGTACCATTTACCGGGCCTACCAACCGACACTATCCATGTTAAACTTAACGGTAGTGCGGGTCAAAGTATCGCGGCTTTTCTTTGCTCGGGAATTATGCTTGAGTTAGAAGGCGACAGCAATGATTATGTCGGGAAAGGGTTATCAGGTGGCAAAATTGTCGTTTATCCTCCTAAAGGTAGCGGGTTTGATCCTAAAGAGAATATCGTGATTGGAAACGTGGCTCTATATGGTGCAACAAGTGGCGAGGCTTATTTTAATGGTATGGCGGCCGAACGTTTTTGTGTGCGAAACTCGGGAGCTAAAACGGTTGTCGAAGGTGTCGGTGATCACGGGTGTGAATACATGACTGGTGGGACCGTAGTAATTTTGGGTAAAACCGGGAGGAACTTTGCTGCGGGTATGAGTGGAGGAATTGCGTATGTTCTTGATGTTGACTTGAAGTTTCGGTCAAGATGTAATACAGAGTTGGTTGATTTAGATAAGGTGGAAGACGAGGACGATATTATGACTCTTAGAATGATGATTCAGCAACACCAACGGCACACAAACAGCCAGCTGGCGAAAGAAGTACTTAACAATTTTGATAATCTTTTGCCTAAATTTGTTAAGGTGTTCCCAAGGGATTATAAGCAGATTTTAGCTACAATGAAAGAAAACGAAATTGCACAAAAGGCTGTTGAAGAAGCTGATATTCGAGAAGAagatgaattaaaggagaaagatgCGTTCGAAGAACTTAAAAAGTTGGCAGCTAAATCTGTTAATAAGGTCGTTGACCCGGTCATTGAGGTTAAACAGGATGAACCGGTGACCCGACCTTCTCGGGTCGAAGATCCGGTTAAAAACCGTGGGTTTATTGCGTACGAGCGTGAGGGTGTATCGTACCGTGACCCGACTATTCGGATGAACGATTGGAATGAAGTAATGGAAGAAACAAAACCTGGCCCTCTCTTAAAAACTCAATCCGCACGTTGCATGGATTGTGGTACACCTTTTTGCCATCAG GAGAATTCTGGATGTCCACTTGGCAATAAAATTCCGGAATTTAATGAGTTAGTTTACCAGAATAGATGGCGTGAAGCATTGGATCGACTTCTTGAAACAAACAATTTCCCCGAGTTCACGGGTCGAGTCTGCCCCGCTCCATGTGAAGGATCGTGTGTCCTCGGTATAATCGAAAATCCCGTCTCTATTAAAAACATCGAGTGCTCGATTATCGACAAAGCCTTTGAAGAAGGTTGGATGGTGCCTAGGCCCCCCATCCATAGAACAGG TAAAAAGGTTGCTATTGTCGGTAGCGGGCCCGCTGGTTTGGCTGCAGCCGATCAACTTAATAGGGTTGGCCATACGGTTACTGTTTTTGAGCGTTCTGATCGAATCGGTGGACTCATGATGTACGGGGTTCCTAACATGAAGGCGGACAAAATTGATGTTGTTCAAAGACGGGTCGACCTTATGGCTATGGAAGGTGTTAACTTTGTTGTGAATGCCAATGTTGGAATCGATCCATCGTTTTCCATTGAGCAACTTCGTAATGATAACGATGCCGTTATTTTGGCCTTGGGATCCACAAAGCCAAG GGACCTTCCTGTTCCAGGACGTGAGCTATCGGGAATACATTTCGCTATGGAATTTTTGCATGCAAATACTAAAAGCTTATTCGACAGCAATCTTACAGACAATAACTATATATCTGCCAAGGATAAAAAGGTAATTGTAATAGGCGGAGGCGACACAGGCACAGATTGTATCGGGACTTCAATACGACATGGTTGCACTAGCATTGTAAATCTCGAGCTTCTTCCTGAGCCACCTCGAACTCGAGCTCCCGGAAACCCTTGGCCTCAG TGGCCTCGTGTATTTCGTGTAGATTATGGACATCAGGAAGCTGCTACGAAATTCGGGAAAGACCCACGATCGTATGAGGTTCTGACGAAAAGGTTTATTAGCAATGAGAATGGATCAGTGAAAGGCGTGGAAATTGTTCGTGTTCAATGGGCAAAAGATGACTCTGGACGGTTCCAATTTAAGGAGGTTGAAGGTTCGGAAGAAATCCTTGAGGCTGACCTGGTTTTGCTAGCCATGGGTTTCCTCGGTCCTGAATCG ACGATAGCGGATAAACTGGGGTTGGAGAAAGATGGGAGATCGAATGTAAAGGCAGAGTACGGGAGATTTTCAACGAATGTAGATGGTGTATTTGCAGCGGGTGATTGTCGAAGAGGACAGTCACTGGTTGTGTGGGCCATCTCAGAAGGGCGACAGGTGGCAGCACAGGTGGACAAGTTCATGATGAAAGATGGAAAGGATCTTGAAGAAAGGTTGCAGGAAGAAAAGGAAAAGAGAGTGCAACAAGCAGTCAGGATATCGTAG